In Colletotrichum higginsianum IMI 349063 chromosome 1, whole genome shotgun sequence, the DNA window GGGACGTCACGTCGGCCCAACGTCATCGATTCTCATCACGAAGGACATTATTCACATCACCATTTCGCACCTCCCGCCTCAACGCTCAACGCGTCACACCTCAGGTCTCACCGCTCTCTCAACCACCATGAAGGCTCCTGACGAAGAAACAGCCCAGTTTGAAACTTTCCGGGACTGTCTTtcggcggccgtcgtcgaacGCGTGACGAAACCCGCACCGAAACCAAAACGCCGCTCTAAAAAGACCAACGCAGCGTCCAAGTCTAGCAGCAACGATGAGAAGGGGACTGCCCctgtcgacgccgccgtggacgccgacgacatgGTCGAATTCGCCTCCTACCTCGCCTCCGAGGCTTTCGACTCCTTCCCCGCGGACCTCAAATCCCTCTCCCATGCCGCCTACGTCGCTGACCCGTCCCTGCGGTCCCGCTACGCCCTGCccctcaccggcgccgacgtcgccgatATCCTGCCCTCACTGTCCCCGGACGTCGCCGACTCACTCGTCGCGtacggcatcgtcgacccGGACCGGCAGGGCGCGCACGAGTTCCTGGCGCCCGTGCTGGGCGAGTACGTGGCGGCGCTCacggccgcgccgccgccgccgaggtcgacgagggacCGCGTCGAGGGCTGTGAGCTGTGCGGCCGCGACTGGATTGCTCTGACGTACCACCATCTCATTCCGCGCATGGTCCACGACAAGGTTGTGAAGCGCGGCTGGCACCGAGAGGATGAGCTCAACAACGCTGCCTGGCTGTGTCGTCTGTGCCATTCCTTTGTGCATCGGTTCGCCGGCCACGAGGACCTGGCGCGCCATTATTACACCGTCGAGCTCCTGCTGGAGCAAGAAGAGGTTGTCCGGTTTGCCCAGTATGCCAGTCGAGTGAGGTGGAAAGGAAGGTAAAGTCTCCTCGTAGGAGACGGGCGCAGGAATGCATCCGCGTGCTGGAGGGAGCATCGGGACGACCTGATCCCATCCACTTTATTGTAGTTGGTCCTTCTGCGCTCTGCGTGCATGGTTTGACCGCCAGCCGTGAATATCTCTCAACAACCGTCCCTAACTCTCAATCAACGTATCCTACATCCTCGCCGACAGTAGGCACCGCATGGCAGAGCGACGTACAGTTTCCTGAAGAGCAAACGCTGTTGGCCTTTGGGAAGATGATGGTCTTGCATAACATTTGCCAGGCTCGTTTCACCTCCGCCAATAACACATGCGATGCAAAGTCAACTTGGTATCGTTGTATAAGCGTTTTTTTTAGGATAGCGAGAGTCCGGTAAGAACAAGGCGCAACCTGAGATCCCTTCAGAGAGGCATCCCACCCCCTCCTGtcccatcctcttcctcctttttGTTGTCGTTCGCTGCTCGTCTGAACGCCGTGCCCGTGGTATAGTGAGATAAAATGGTAGAAGAAGGTACAGGACCTCGTGGTGTCTGTAGGAaacgaaagagagagaaaagtgCGAATCCAAATCCAAGACTACAATTCAAAATGGGTATATccggtcctcgtcgtcatctcctCATCATGTCACGGGCTCCTCTTGCGCTTCCGCTCCCACACATTGTCCTCGTCCCCGACGATATCCGACTCTTCGATCTCGATCCTCGGCGGTGTCATACCGGACGATGGGGccaagggcggcgggcggcccCGTCCGACGCTCTCATCGCTCTCCCGCCTCCTGTGTCCGAGCAGCGCTTGCCTGTCACCGCGGCCCTgcgcgtcttcctcgtccatctccgGCACCGCGACCAGCACGTGCGAGCTTCCCCAGCTTAGCGCGCGGCCCATGCTTTCCCGCGTGACGACGACCTTGCTGTTCGCCACGGATCCGCTGCCGACGTAGCTGTCGCtacggccgaggccgtcgctGCCAGGGCTGACGACCCATCCGAACTCATTGGTCACGGCGCGCTCGACCATGTACCTGTCGAACTGCGTGTCGCGCTCGTTGTTGTACTGGGACGGTATGCGCTGGAGGTTTCCGGGCTcgggctgttgttgttgttgctgtgcCACTTGCTGCATCTGTTCCTGCTTTTGGAGACCCGTTAAACTCTTGACGGAAGATGTGGAAATACGGCGGAGGGAGCGGTCGCCGAGGCTGAGACCGCCGATGGAGAGGCGGCCGTTGTACGACGTTTCGCCTTCGAGGTCGTTGAAGCCGTACGGCTTGTGGTTGACGGGGTAGTGGTAGTCGTCGTACTGGGCGAGTCGACGGTAGGTCTGGATCGAATAGATTCCGGGAACTGCAACGAGAACGCTGTAAATCGTTAGCTTATTGTGTCCCTGTCCATCAAGTCTGTGTTGTGGGAAGGGCTAGGCGACTTACAGGAGGAGACCGTCCAGACCGAGACCGACCGCCGCGTAGCGACTGTCTTTCCTTTGCACGAAGACGACAACATCCAGAGCCAAGGTAGCCAGGGAGCAAACGATCTTCAGGACGTGGGTGAAGAGCATGGTCCATGGCGTCAAtgtctcggcggcgagcttggaTACTTCGTAAAATGTGGAGATGAGGCAGATCAGGGAGAAGCCGATGTTGACGGACTCCCATCTGCACCCGCTCGGATCAGTACTCGAAcactcgacgacgagcaaACATGAAGCGGCACTTACACGACCTCCACCATGGGGAACATGCCCTTTGTTTGCTCCTCGGTATCCCAGTTCTTCAGCGTGTCGGACAGGCGCCACGAAAACaggccgacaacgacgagcaGGACGAGCAACTGCAAGACCCAAAAGGGAATGAGCAGCGCCATGCGCCATCTGGCCCTGTCGAACTGGGCTTGTCGGCGATGCAGAACCATATTGTTGGAGTTGTTAATGAAAGGATGCTGGCCCTAATGGAGGGTTCGATGAAGGCAACTGCGGATGTTGTTTGAGGCTGAGAAAGGGAGTACAAAAATCATGGGACACAAGGCGGCCCACGGGGAGTTATAACTTATAAACAGAGAGGGAGAATTTTGAGACCAACAAACAAAACAATGATagcaaggggggggggggggggggggtgatAGTCAGTCGGAGCCGGGCCCGAGAAGCGCGGGGAGTGAGGCTGTGGCGAGGCGATCCTGGGCCGTCAGAACTGTATTGGGCGAGTGTGTCTGGAATTGCTATATATAAAACATAGAGAGCCGGGACGGCTAGGAGGAGCATGGAAGAGGAGACTCTCACAGTCTCCCCACCTTCTCATCGCCAGGCTGCAGTGTATCGACGGCCACTAAGCCCTGTGTAGATAACACCGACCAGTAACTGAGTGTCTTGCACCCAGACGGGATAGGCTGGAGGCACTGAAGAGCCGGCTGTTTGAAAGCGGTGAATCAATTGAACAGCTACGATGGCGCTATTGGGCGCACACCTCCAGGTTCCGCAATAATTCGCCCATGTCAGCCGGGTCCCAACTACCAGCCCACATGGGAAACGACGTGAAGGGGACCCTAGGGGCTatgagaagaggggggagacTTAGCATTCAACGAACGGCGGGAGCAACGGGGTTGTTTCTGCGAGCAGACGATGGATTGTTGGAGCCTAATAGGCAAGCTAGGGGCATGGCATGTCGAGAGAGTCAGGGTCTCGGGCAGTTGAGGAGATTAACACCTTGTCGCCAGCCATCatgccaacgccaacgccaacgccggcgcggCTCCCTTCTATCTCTGTCGTCTTTGACGCGAGGGCCGGCAGGCACTTTCCGTCGAACAACGGAATGCTGCCCCGGCTAGTTTGATGCGTCGGAAGGCGTTTGCGGCTGAGATCTGGGCCCGTGGTAGCGATTTAGCCAACCTGGCAAGCGGCTCAGGTCATCAGTTCATCTGGcctccctctttcttcttctctggGTGGGCAACCCGCGCCGGCTGCCAAAAAGGGACTTTGGCCATGGACGATCCGCCGTtgtcaacaccaacaacatgTTTGCCCAAAGTTCACAGCCTGCCCCGTTTGTTTGCTGAACCTGGCTCATGGATCCATGATGGACCCGAACAGGCAACGGCAAATCCCAGATTTGCGGCTCCCCTTTGGCCAAGTGGAGGGCCGAGCAGATCGGGGGTTGGCCCTGGCAAGCCCGGTCATCTCGCTAGGCGCTTGTCGTCTTCCTTCAGGATCGCTTGTCGAGGGAGTTGAGACGCGCTTGTGGTGGCTGCGCAAAGAAAAATGAACCTAGAGTAGGTCCACCCACTTGCAAAATCCCACCACCCCAATACATTTTTTCGAGATTGTGTCATTTTGCTGCACAGGCAGCCAAATTGTTTGTCCCCCCCCGGGGGGCTGTGAACTCTGTGACTATTGCAAGCCTTCaagtgggagggggggtggccaGGTTTCCCCAGGGCCCAATAACTGGTGCAAGTTCTTGACGTGGGCTACTTGACCGGTCTTGTTGGTCCGTTTGATGATGTGGTGAGGTCTCTTTGGTTCACAAGCTTCCCCAGGGCTGACGTGGTGGGGATGAAGAACGAATCCGGCCTAGTTCCAGGCTAATTCGAGAGTCCTACTGCTGATGCGCCAGGGACGGGCAAGACAGCTAGCTGTCTGGTCCCTGCTTTGCTGTTTGCCCTCTTAGCCTCACCCACCCCATCTTTGGGCTGCTGGTCTTGCATGCAGCATCGTGGCTATGGCCCATCGAGTCGACAGGTGGCTGCAGCTGAACGGAGTAGAGTTTGTGCGGCTTTCTCTCGATAGTGACATGATGTGCTCGGTAGTATGCTGTTGTGTAGCGAGGCTGATTTCCAACGAGCTTAATCGGgattgggttgggttggggaCTGACTGCATTGCATGGTTGCATTGGCTGCGACTCTTGAGCCCAGCAGCACGGGACAGGTACCCTCTCACTGGTACTGGGGTAAGCTCCTTTGCTCATAGCGGTGTAAGCTATTGCGCTAACCGGCGTTAGGCCTCTCATTTATCCGCTCGAAGTGGAAACCACCCTCAGAAACCTATCGTCCTCGTTTCGAGAATAAGCCTCTGTTTTGATCCACGGATAGTTACGTATCACCGGCTCAGCCCATCTTTTGTCAATCTTGATCTTTGTCACGAGTTCTGTCTGCTTAAGGTTCAAGTCAATTTTCCCCGAGCTTCATATGCCAAGATCCCCAAAACTGACCGCGAAGCTTCCAAATTGCACATTTGCGTGGTTGTGGTACAAATGGACTTCGTTTCTGAAATAGGCACTTTAAGCAACGTTGTCTCCTAGCCCCGACCACTCTGCCCCCTAGACCTGCATCTCCTCCATAAAGGAACGCGAAAATCAGTCTCGGTATATATATTGACTCATCTTGGCAATAACAGGGACCAGCTCAGTGCGGGCCTTTCCGggtcctcgctgccgcccgccTGTTTGACGCTTCCTTATAGTGGAcaggagaaggggaagagagacGAGGGAAAGCCGTGTGTCGTTGCGGGGCAAAACCGCATTCCCAACCCACAACCTGAAGCTGGTTAAAGGTTCTTGTGTTTCATTATCATCGGCTTCCTCTTTTGCGCATCTTCGTCAACGAATGAATGCTGAATTTGAACATAACTGGATTCTACTGAAACTGTCTTGTTTTCAATAAGGCTATGCTCGAGAGAGATTCCGGCCAAAGAAGACCAGTGTGTTTTGCCGGGCTTGCTGCTGACGTCTTTCCAATTCTCGTCGGTCTCATCTATCCAACTGGGTATCTTGACTTTGTCAAAGAGATCCACGATGTCCGACATGTTGAACTCGGATGTCGAATTCCGATTAGTAAAAGACGTCGACAAGCATCGCTCGAATCTACTTTGTGCTTCACGACTCGCACTTGTTGAGTTCAAGGTTTCGAAATCCGCGAATGCAAACGGCGAATGAGTACAGAAGTATGTGACCGTAGCATTCTGTAACTTGATGTCGAGGCTCGGTAACAGAATGCATAGAAACCCCTGAGTACTCAAGGGCGAGAAGGCCCCTCCGGTGAGGTTGACAGCACCGGGCTGCCAAATTGTCTAGACAGTGGAACTAGCAGTTCGGCTGCCCCAGTTGCTCAAGCAGCTCAATACATCTTCCGCTCTAAAGCTTCTACCTTGCGGCTTCGACCATGAGCCGATGTACTATGGAAGCGCAAAGAACCGGGAAAAGTTCTTCAAGCGACCGCTGGGTCAGATTCAACCATGCTGAAGCAGCTCCGGGGAAACCGTAAAACCAGGTCTGTACAGCACCGCCACAGAGACAGTATACCGTCATAGACGCTGGGTTGAGCCGTAGGGATGTTCGCGTCATCGCTTGAGCGGCGAAATGAGCTTTAGAAGCGGACAAGACTGAGGCTCCCGGATCCTGTTCACCGTATCGAGCCTCGCAGGGAATATTAGTGTGCCGCATCTTGGTTCATAAGTTTACAGAGTCCAAGAAAGCCCTCCCACATTAGGAGGCAGCTTTGATGCTGCCAATCGAGTCGACAGTCTCACGAGATCTATTGGAAGGTCCGTGACTGCGTGAGCCAGTTCTCCCTCATGTGGTTTCTGACGCGACTCTTATaccgccgtcgtctcatAACATCTGCCGCCATGCCAGAAAATATCGAAGCTAGCTTGTGATCTGAATTGCCCATCTTTGGAAAGCTTCAGCTGAAGCCCGTTCTGAAAGAAGTATAAACGTAGTTGCAGGAAGATGATGCTCATCAATTGGCCGATCTGCGTTAAAAATCAGACGTGAGTGGGTTGGTTTCCGGTAGCATGTGCCTGTTGTTTCCGATATAATCAACCCAAAGCTGTCAGACAGTtacatacgaccatacccattGGAAAACTCAGGATCCTGTCTGCTCTCCTATAGACAAGCTAATAAGGGGAGGCTCATCTAGAAGAGCAGGATCCCTACTGACTCAGCACGTCAAACGGTGCTAGCCGCTTCGCTGCCGTACGTTTCGCCGTCTATAACTACATTAATTCGCCTACCGCCCTAACGAAACTGTCCTCCTCATTCCTCCCTTAACCTTTTAGTAGTAACTTATTGCTATTTGTAGTGTTACCCCTAGTCTACTTATTATGCTTAATGTCCTATAAGGCGTAGCTACACTTAGAGGGGGCTGTCTATTAGGCCTCCTCTAGGTCTCTGTGCTGCCCCCTACCCCCCTTTCTTACTCTAAGACTGCTTTCTTATCCTTGCTTCCTATAAGAGGTTTTAAAGGTAGCTAGATAAAATTTACCTTTAGTCTTCTAATCTTACTGTTCTCCTCTATCCTTACTTATCTATGATTATATATATAGGTAGGCTTTTTACTTCTATGTTATATTTATTGGGCCTCTGGCCTCGTATCGTGTTTTTTCAGCGCTtctgccgacgacgactttcACTTCAACCGGCCGGCCTGCCGATCCACCGGCGAGCAACAACATCCGTTGCACGACTTCAACTTTCAGGCAACGTTGGACTAACACTCTAGTCACGCCAGCAGTCAATAGGCACGCGACTTTCAAAACAAAACCAAGGCTTGATTATCTGGCAGTTTGGAGCCCAAGAAGATTCCCCCCTCTACACCTAACGACCGCAGGCCCCTTGCCAAAACTCCTCGCAGCCCAGCCAATTCGCCCGTCAAAGAAAACAACCCAGCCATTCCACCCAGAAGACTCCCAGCAATCCAGCTGATTCTCGTCACCATCTaagccgtcgccgccgccgtcctccgaGACTTTGCCGCCCAGATGCGATCCGACTGGTGTCACCTTTGGAGCAGCACTGCCGCCGTCAGCGAATGTCCCAAGATGGAATGATTgttggatgatgatggaaCATGGAAAGGGCCAGAGTCCAGCTTCCTGGCAGCGGCCAGCAAGGTCGCTGGCAAGTGAAGCCATCTCGCTGTTGTCAGTAGGCAGTTTGACTCACGACGCAAGGTTTTCGGCGGCTTTTGGCAGAGTTCAGTGGCTGGCAATCActccctcgtcggcggcgaggacctTTGCGGCAGGTTCTGCAGAGTCATCAGTGACGCCGTCGCGTGGCTCAACAGGCGGCGGATCTGCCCGGCCTTGTTCATCGCCACCAAAGTTGTCGCCAACGGTCCAAAAGGTCGCGTATGCTGCCACGGTTGAGGTGAAGTGGGAATCAGCAGTTGCTCGGCGTTATCGAGTGTTTTGTACCGTATTAAGATATCGAGATGGGCACAGGTCAGAAGTGCTACTCCGCTCGGAGTAG includes these proteins:
- a CDS encoding YisB protein — protein: MKAPDEETAQFETFRDCLSAAVVERVTKPAPKPKRRSKKTNAASKSSSNDEKGTAPVDAAVDADDMVEFASYLASEAFDSFPADLKSLSHAAYVADPSLRSRYALPLTGADVADILPSLSPDVADSLVAYGIVDPDRQGAHEFLAPVLGEYVAALTAAPPPPRSTRDRVEGCELCGRDWIALTYHHLIPRMVHDKVVKRGWHREDELNNAAWLCRLCHSFVHRFAGHEDLARHYYTVELLLEQEEVVRFAQYASRVRWKGR